The Phycisphaeraceae bacterium genome has a window encoding:
- a CDS encoding CTP synthase — MPISHGSARHGGDSSSGFLAQFGPSKETTEFYSPVPPGYQRGRHKYVAVFGTVMSGLGKGIFSSSLAKLLKDKGLTVAPIKMEGYLNIDSGTLNPYRHGEVFVLDDGTECDMDLGTYERMLDQNLSRQNFVTSGQIYTEILERERRGEYLGRDVQMIPHVTGEVKRRLRQLAMTGGPDKGPVDVVFVEVGGTVGDYENGFYIEALRELAFEEGENSVCFVALTYIIEPPILGEQKSKAAQLGIKRLMEAGIQPHLVACRAQNPVGEVVRQKMAMFSNVPMKRVFSMHDRESIYTIPGAMRLEGLDREILSILDLHDRVDPAVEDRARAQWEEYARRIVARKRHKVTLGITGKYAALRDAYASIEKAIEHCSTHLGVEVEERWIDTTEIDPATAARTLSGVHGVIVPGGFGQRGVEGKIACVQYVREQGIPYLGICLGMQVAVIEYARNVLGLRGANSMEFDPRAPYPIISELPEQKKIEGLGGTMRLGAQDVQIEEGSLAHFLFGSTWVRERFRHRYEVDPAYVDQLQQAGLRFSGRHPKQPIMQVMELPREAHPFFIASQFHPELTSRPLHPQPMFMGFLAAAIARANPTLAPQEISERWLRPRPREAALAAAG; from the coding sequence ATGCCCATCTCACACGGTTCCGCGCGCCACGGCGGGGATTCATCCTCCGGCTTTCTTGCCCAATTCGGCCCGTCCAAGGAGACGACCGAGTTCTATTCGCCTGTTCCCCCCGGCTACCAGCGAGGACGCCACAAGTACGTCGCGGTGTTCGGCACGGTCATGTCCGGGCTGGGCAAGGGCATCTTCTCCTCGTCGCTGGCGAAACTCCTCAAGGACAAGGGTCTGACCGTCGCCCCCATCAAGATGGAGGGCTACCTGAACATCGACTCGGGCACACTCAACCCCTACCGGCACGGCGAGGTGTTCGTGCTCGATGACGGCACCGAGTGCGACATGGACCTGGGCACCTACGAGCGCATGCTCGACCAGAACCTGTCGCGTCAGAACTTCGTCACCAGCGGACAGATCTACACCGAGATTCTCGAGCGCGAGCGCCGGGGCGAGTACCTCGGCCGCGACGTGCAGATGATCCCCCACGTCACCGGTGAGGTGAAACGCCGCCTGCGGCAGCTGGCCATGACGGGCGGGCCGGACAAGGGGCCGGTGGACGTGGTTTTCGTCGAGGTCGGCGGCACCGTCGGCGACTACGAGAACGGCTTCTACATCGAGGCCCTGCGCGAACTGGCGTTCGAGGAGGGCGAGAACTCGGTCTGCTTCGTGGCGCTGACGTACATCATCGAGCCGCCCATCCTGGGTGAGCAGAAGTCCAAGGCGGCGCAGCTTGGCATCAAGCGGCTGATGGAGGCCGGCATCCAGCCGCACCTCGTCGCCTGCCGGGCGCAGAACCCCGTCGGCGAAGTGGTGCGCCAGAAGATGGCCATGTTCTCCAACGTGCCGATGAAGCGCGTCTTCTCCATGCACGACCGCGAGTCGATCTACACCATCCCGGGCGCCATGCGGCTGGAAGGGCTTGACCGCGAGATCCTCTCCATTCTCGACCTGCACGACCGCGTGGACCCCGCGGTGGAAGACCGCGCCCGAGCCCAGTGGGAGGAGTACGCACGCCGCATCGTCGCCCGCAAGCGGCACAAGGTGACGCTTGGCATTACAGGCAAGTACGCCGCGCTGCGCGACGCCTACGCCTCCATCGAGAAGGCCATCGAGCATTGCTCCACGCACCTGGGGGTGGAGGTGGAGGAACGCTGGATCGACACAACGGAGATAGACCCCGCTACCGCCGCCCGCACGCTCAGCGGTGTGCATGGCGTGATTGTCCCGGGCGGGTTCGGGCAGCGCGGCGTGGAGGGCAAGATCGCCTGTGTGCAGTACGTGCGCGAGCAGGGCATTCCCTACCTGGGCATCTGCCTTGGCATGCAGGTGGCGGTCATCGAGTACGCCCGAAACGTGCTGGGGCTGCGCGGCGCCAACTCGATGGAGTTCGACCCCCGCGCGCCGTACCCCATCATCTCCGAGCTGCCCGAGCAGAAGAAGATCGAGGGGTTGGGCGGCACCATGCGCCTGGGGGCGCAGGACGTGCAGATCGAGGAAGGGTCGCTGGCCCACTTCCTGTTCGGCTCGACATGGGTGCGTGAGCGATTCCGGCACCGATACGAGGTGGACCCCGCCTACGTGGATCAGCTCCAGCAGGCGGGCCTGAGATTCTCAGGACGGCACCCGAAGCAACCCATCATGCAGGTGATGGAGCTGCCGCGCGAGGCCCACCCGTTCTTCATCGCCTCGCAGTTCCACCCGGAACTGACGAGTCGTCCGCTTCACCCGCAGCCGATGTTCATGGGCTTCCTGGCGGCGGCGATCGCGCGAGCCAACCCAACCCTGGCCCCGCAGGAGATTTCGGAGCGCTGGCTGCGCCCGCGCCCTCGTGAGGCCGCGCTGGCCGCGGCGGGGTGA